The following proteins come from a genomic window of Metarhizium brunneum chromosome 2, complete sequence:
- the roqN_0 gene encoding Glandicoline B O-methyltransferase roqN: protein MTNSSVDLSGGASVLSAHAEAPSSQASMILASKKLMKHAAAPLLKQMGMSRARTAPVQFLDSACGTGVVTQEVQGMLARDVLDKSTFICADSSRVLVDVVAGRIQDEAWVNTQAEVLDARDTGLEESSLSHVAVALGLHLIPEPDKVLKDCWRILKDGGVFGATTFPRGNGSKFWIPDMRAAFASLPFDAPFPEELPMQTHDSGRWYDCEWIRRHLEEEGFGDVQVTVTSGRYHVENAAEFVRFFGMMIPFIMNTWWSEELRREHPVDVVRKGVEEFVESRYEGKGWDVEWEIISTTGVVRK from the exons ATGACCAACTCGAGCGTCGACCTCTCGGGCGGTGCATCCGTGCTCTCTGCACACGCCGAAGCCCCCTCGTCGCAAGCCTCCATGATTCTAGCTTCTAAAAAACTCATGAAGCATGCTGCCGCCCCGCTTCTGAAACAGATGGGAATGAGCCGTGCTCGTACTGCCCCCGTTCAATTCCTGGATAGCGCATGCGGAACGGGCGTGGTGACGCAGGAGGTGCAGGGTATGCTGGCCAGAGATGTACTTGACAAGAGCACCTTTATATGTGCGGATAGCTCGCGGGTGTTGGTGGATGTGGTTGCGGGCAGGATCCAAGACGAGGCATGGGTGAATACCCAGGCCGAGGTGCTGGACGCCAGG GATACGGGCTTGGAGGAGAGTTCGCTGAGCCATGTTGCTGTTGCGCTGGGGCTGCACTTGATCCCCGAGCCGGATAAAGTGCTCAAGG ACTGCTGGAGAATACTCAAAGACGGCGGAGTCTTTGGCGCGACGACGTTTCCGCGTGGGAATGGCTCCAAGTTTTGGATCCCGGATATGCGTGCTGCTTTTGCGTCGTTGCCGTTTGACGCCCCCTTTCCGGAGGAACTGCCCATGCAGACTCATGATTCGGGGAGGTGGTATGATTGTGAGTGGATTAGGCGGCATCTTGAAGAGGAGGGGTTTGGGGATGTTCAAGTTACCGTGACTTCAGGGCGGTACCATGTTGAGAATGCGGCCGAGTTTGTGCGGTTTTTCGGGATGATGATCCCGTTTATTATGAATACGTGGTGGAGCGAGGAGTTGAGGAGGGAGCATCCGGTCGATGTGGTAAGAAAGGGGGTTGAGGAGTTTGTGGAGAGTAGGTATGAGGGCAAGGGGTGGGATGTTGAGTGGGAGATTATTTCTACGACGGGGGTGGTGAGGAAGTGA